The Candidatus Margulisiibacteriota bacterium genome has a segment encoding these proteins:
- the pyrF gene encoding orotidine-5'-phosphate decarboxylase: MFSGPDIDADKIPLHLKKNDNEPLFTFLEQIINATKEHVCAYKPNIAFFEALGFYGLELLEEILAIIPEHIPVILDVKRGDIGNTAKKYAIAAFDELKVDAVTLAPYMGSDSIIPFLEYKDKYSFVLVLTSNKSSQELEMLKTEKGTYLFQETASLVNKWNSEYHNCGAVMGATNPDHFGLVENDLNDSLILVPGIGTQGGKVSDILTKERKNKKNYLFNVSRDIIYASNGEDFATIATEKAIFYKNEINQYL, translated from the coding sequence ATGTTCTCCGGTCCAGACATTGATGCAGACAAAATACCTCTGCATCTTAAAAAAAACGATAACGAACCCTTATTTACTTTTCTTGAACAAATCATCAATGCCACCAAAGAACATGTTTGTGCTTATAAACCAAATATAGCTTTTTTTGAGGCATTAGGATTTTATGGGCTAGAGCTCTTGGAAGAAATTCTTGCAATAATTCCTGAACATATCCCGGTGATTTTAGATGTTAAAAGGGGAGATATCGGCAACACAGCAAAAAAATATGCAATTGCAGCCTTTGATGAGCTAAAGGTGGATGCGGTAACGCTTGCTCCATACATGGGGAGTGATTCCATTATTCCTTTCTTGGAATACAAAGACAAATATTCTTTTGTGCTTGTTTTAACCTCAAACAAAAGCTCCCAAGAGCTGGAAATGTTGAAAACCGAAAAAGGTACTTATTTGTTTCAAGAAACAGCGTCTTTAGTCAACAAATGGAATTCTGAGTATCATAACTGTGGCGCGGTAATGGGTGCCACAAACCCAGACCATTTCGGTTTAGTTGAAAATGATTTGAATGATAGCTTAATTCTTGTTCCAGGAATTGGAACGCAGGGTGGCAAGGTTTCTGATATTTTAACAAAAGAGAGAAAAAACAAGAAAAATTATTTATTTAACGTTTCCAGAGATATTATTTATGCCTCTAATGGTGAAGATTTTGCGACAATTGCTACTGAAAAAGCAATTTTTTATAAAAATGAAATAAATCAATATTTGTAA
- a CDS encoding NAD-dependent malic enzyme, producing MNEIFELHKNGKISVESKIKIDNSQTLAKVYTPGVAQVVKHINQNIEAVKEFTIIGNTVGMFTDGTAVLGLGNMGPEAAMPVMEGKAMIYKAFADINAYPLLLNTTDVDRIVEAITVLSPSFGLIHLEDISAPNCFEIFDKLVKKVNIPVFHDDQYGTAIIVLAGLINSMKVTKRAPATSSVVINGAGAAGLAIARLLFAYGFEKISLCDSKGIIHKSRRDLNKYKIEVLDLTNNQDTAGTLADAVTGKDIFVGVSVGNALKPSMVEAMNTEPIIFALANPDPEILPSDLPTNFNGIIATGRSDFPNQINNAIGYPGFVKAILVNNIKTIEIKHFIQAAQGIAGVLADSELKKDYIIPDVFNKNIVPSVLQSF from the coding sequence ATGAACGAAATCTTTGAATTACACAAAAACGGTAAAATTTCAGTAGAAAGTAAAATAAAAATAGATAACAGTCAAACTTTAGCTAAGGTTTATACTCCAGGTGTTGCTCAGGTTGTTAAACATATAAACCAAAACATTGAAGCAGTGAAAGAATTTACAATTATTGGCAATACTGTTGGTATGTTTACTGATGGAACCGCTGTTTTGGGGCTTGGTAATATGGGGCCAGAAGCAGCTATGCCTGTGATGGAAGGCAAGGCAATGATTTATAAAGCTTTTGCTGACATTAATGCTTACCCCTTGCTTTTAAATACAACGGATGTGGATAGAATTGTCGAGGCAATCACTGTGCTTTCTCCTTCCTTTGGACTTATTCATTTGGAAGATATCAGCGCACCAAACTGTTTCGAGATTTTTGATAAACTTGTGAAAAAGGTTAATATACCTGTTTTCCATGATGACCAATATGGAACAGCCATAATTGTTTTGGCAGGGTTAATTAACTCCATGAAAGTTACTAAGAGAGCACCAGCAACTAGTAGCGTTGTCATCAATGGAGCAGGCGCAGCTGGACTTGCTATTGCTAGACTTTTGTTTGCTTATGGATTTGAGAAAATAAGCCTCTGTGACAGTAAAGGAATCATTCATAAAAGCAGAAGAGATTTAAATAAATATAAAATTGAAGTTCTTGATTTAACTAACAATCAGGATACAGCTGGAACCTTAGCTGATGCAGTGACAGGCAAAGACATTTTTGTTGGAGTTTCTGTTGGGAATGCTCTAAAGCCTTCCATGGTTGAAGCAATGAATACTGAGCCCATAATCTTTGCCTTAGCTAATCCAGACCCTGAAATTCTTCCTTCAGATTTACCTACAAATTTTAATGGCATCATTGCCACTGGTCGAAGTGATTTCCCTAACCAAATAAACAATGCCATTGGCTATCCAGGATTTGTGAAAGCGATTTTAGTAAACAATATTAAAACCATTGAAATAAAACACTTTATTCAAGCAGCACAAGGCATTGCTGGTGTTCTAGCTGATTCTGAGTTAAAAAAAGATTATATAATCCCAGATGTATTTAACAAAAATATAGTTCCTTCTGTTTTACAAAGCTTTTAA
- a CDS encoding YihY/virulence factor BrkB family protein, with translation MADLIDNFIIKFVHVLYASIKDFNKNRCLYSASSLSFFSLSTFVPFLAILVGVATYFKSFNLLKNFLLVNFSIHHDLILLVISKLNKFVKNTNMGLITLIGVFFIVMMLFNIFLSLEDTFNTIWKAEQGRSWINKLIFYPLLTLIGPIIFIMVLSIGITFLGAAKSFLYSHEILSTVLPIIQGSIFVSNLATKIIPHFVFWIILFNLYIYLPNAKVKFLPALIGSLVATALFIGIQTLYIYLQINLTRHNALYGSFAIIPFLLLSIHYSWGIILYGSQLSYSIQNPEQ, from the coding sequence ATGGCTGACTTAATAGATAATTTCATTATTAAATTTGTTCATGTTTTATATGCAAGCATCAAAGATTTTAATAAGAATCGTTGTTTGTATTCTGCTTCTTCTTTGTCTTTCTTTTCTTTATCAACTTTTGTTCCTTTCTTAGCAATCTTAGTTGGCGTTGCTACTTATTTTAAATCTTTTAATCTCTTAAAAAACTTTTTATTAGTTAATTTTTCTATCCATCACGACTTAATATTGTTGGTTATCTCAAAACTGAATAAGTTTGTTAAAAACACTAATATGGGTTTAATTACCCTCATTGGTGTCTTTTTTATTGTGATGATGTTATTTAATATTTTTTTATCGTTAGAAGATACTTTTAATACAATCTGGAAAGCTGAACAAGGAAGGTCTTGGATCAATAAACTAATCTTTTATCCATTGTTAACACTTATCGGTCCTATTATTTTTATCATGGTGTTAAGTATTGGGATTACTTTTTTAGGTGCAGCTAAAAGTTTTTTATATTCTCACGAAATACTCAGTACAGTGCTTCCGATAATTCAAGGAAGCATATTTGTTAGTAACCTTGCCACTAAAATCATTCCTCATTTTGTTTTTTGGATAATTTTATTTAATTTATATATTTATTTGCCTAACGCAAAGGTGAAATTTCTCCCTGCATTAATTGGTTCTTTAGTTGCTACAGCATTGTTTATCGGGATTCAAACTCTGTACATATACTTACAGATTAACTTAACTCGGCACAACGCACTTTATGGTAGCTTTGCGATAATTCCTTTTTTATTATTATCAATACACTATAGCTGGGGGATAATTTTATATGGTTCTCAGTTAAGTTATTCTATTCAAAACCCTGAACAATAA